ttttttgtcttttttcttaagatttatttatttttaaaggttttatttatttatttgacagacagagatcacaagtaggcagagaggcaggcagagagagggaggaagcaggctccctgctgaacagagagcccgatgtggggctcgatcccaggaccctgggatcatgacctgagccaaaggcagaggctttaacccactgagccacccaggcgcccccttttaagatttatttattttagagagcacagggagcaggagagagaaactccagcagactctgtgctgagtgtggaacctttcccccaccccaacaatgtggagcccaatcttatgaccctgagatcatgatttgagcaaGAGACAGATGCCtgactgactgtgccacccaggtgctcccatgaAGGTATTTTGAAAAAGGTACATAGCTGTTCAGCTTTATATTGgtacttttctcttttattctttttggtatgCTTTCATTTTAAACTGCAGCAGAACATTTAGACCTACTGTGGCCTGGAGATTTTCCTCCAGAACTACCCTTCCATGCTTCCCCTTCATCAAAACTCACTTTTTTGGGGATCCTTGACTTGGGGTCCATAGATACTTAAGGGATTTAAAGATAGTATGTTTCTATAGGATTGGTTTTCTCTGtaattctgtgtattttattttatgcattttaacaTACTATTCTAAGGAAGGGTCCAAAGGCTTTAGCACCCTGCCAGTGAGGTCCAAACGTTAggaattaattaaattttaaccTGCCCAACAGTGAATGTTCATGAAATGTTGGACAGAAACTGAGGTTAATAATAAGACCTTATACCTCCCTATGTATCCAACTGCTAGGTGATCCTCTGATACTGCCGGGTAAGGTTTAGTCACCCTTCCTTAACTCTAGGAACTTGAGAAGCCCTTCTGTGTTGGTCTGTACTTCTCTTCCGGCTTGCTGGTGCCAGTCCGCCGTGTTTACTAGGCCTGGATGCAGGGTTGGGCAGTTAGGTCTTTCGAGGCAGTCTAGGCAAACCTGGATACTATGAAGATGGCTTGGTAGGGCTTCTCCCTGGGCGTGGTAGAGATGCCATACCTCTTCTGTGAGTGCTTGAATGCCTAGGCGCCTTTGCTTGTGACTAAAAACCATGTAAGGGATACTTTGGTGGCATAAtcagttaagcgtcccactcttggtttccgttagggttgtgatctcagggtcatgagattgagcccgtGTCAGGCTttgcgctcagtgtggagtctgcttgagaccctccctcccgctccctctgcccctccccgccccatgcttgctctctaaaataaataaatgaatcttaaaaaacaaaaaagaaccatgGTAAGATTTCAGGGTTCCTGTATAACAGAAGTCTACAAGATAATTCTAGCTAGCTCTTAGGATCACCTCCCAGAGGCCAGATACTAGTATTTCACTGTTTatctctgggttgtttttttgttttgtttttgtttttgtttttggggtgtggttttttgttttttgtttttttttttgtatcagcTGTGTGAAGTAGGCCTTTGAATTCAGTTTTATAGGTAAGTAGACTCAAGCCACAGAGTTAGGTGGTAGTGAAATAGGGTTTCAGATCAGAGTTCAAACCcatttctttccactgtttgaTGCTGCTCCCTGCCAGTGTTCAGATGCTgaggttgagagagagaacagagactgTATTGGGGACTGTTCTGAAAAATCTGTGTTCCATTTAAAAAACTGGCCCTGTAAGACTACCACAGAACATGCTGGGCCCCAAAAGGGCTTCTCTGGTCTTGAAGGACTGAATGTTCCTTCTGGCTCCTCAGTTGGGGTAGAATGACCAGTGTAGGGCAGGTTCCCGCAAACCCACATCATTAACCCCAGAACTGCCAGCCTCTATCCCACTCCCATCCCCAATTCCAGCTGTGTATCCTACAGGTTGATGGGGAATCCAGTCTAGTGGGTGGCGAGCAGCTGAAGAGTTGCCCCcttcagacacacacatacaccttgCTCATTACATGCCACGTTTCAGCAGCCAGTCACCATGATGGTTTGGTAAGAGCTGTATTGAGACTTAAGTTCCTGTTGGAACTAAAGGAAAGCACAGTTTATGCAGGAACCACACACCCTAGTCCACTCTTCACAAGCCTCCATGAAGCCGGAAGTGTGCTCTGCAGCTGTGTGGGAGACCAACCCATTGTAGCAGACTTCCTGTTGTTGATCGAAAGGAATATTCTATATGCCCTAAAGCACTGACTCTATATCTTTATCACGCTCCCCTTCTGAGATGTAACAGTGTGATCGTTCCTAAAACGGGGGATACGAAAAGGGACAGAGTAAGGTTAGAGCTGGTTTTTCCCAAGAATGTTCAAGCAAGCAGCGCGTAATATGTGCCGTTGTTGTTTTCACCCACATCTCCGACTTTGTTTGGCACATGCTGCATTCATGAACTTGCTCTTACTAAGTCAGGAAATACAGAAACACACTATGGAGGGAACACGAGGATCGTTTAATACTACAGAAGCGAACATGTGGACTTAGCTCCCTATGCGCAAATGGGTGCTCACCCAGCAGAACTGACGCATGGCAGCCATGCTTGGTCAGAGTTCAGAAGCACCTTCTGTAGAGGAAGAAAGGCCCGTGTTCCTCGTACTCAGAGCGGTGGACCCACAGGGGTTGGAAGCCCTGAAGCGAGGCCAGGATGGAGCCGCCTGTCCACACCGCAGTGTCTCTTTCGGGAAGCACATTGACCTGTGGGTTGTCGTTGGGACACATGCTGCTCAACTCCTTTTGCAGGCGGTTGGGGAAGCCGCTGAGCATAGTGCTCCCCCCGCAGAGCAGGATGCTGCCCATGAGATCCCGCTTGAGAGCAATGTCACACTTGTGAAGGCAGGACACAGTCTGGGTGTGGAGCCCCAGCTGCATGGACTTGATCAGAGAAGGCTTAAAGAACATCTCTGAGCAGAGGAACCTTTCCTGGCCCAGGTTTATCACCTGCCCGTCAGGCAGAGTGTACTGAATTGTATGCTCAGTGGCTGGAATTTTCTTCTCTTCGATGGGGTCCAGGGCCACAAAGCAGCATTTCTTCTTGATGTCCTCCACAATCCCTGTCTGGTCCTCGGTGAAGTGTTTCCCCGCATTATTCATCAGACCCATCAAATAGGCTGTCAGGTCAGAGCCTGCATAGTCCAGACGTCCGGTGATGCTGGGCAAAGGATAACCCTCGTAGATGGGGACCACATAGGACACGCCGTGGCCGACCTCCACCACCAGGCCAGATGTCCTTCCGTAGGAGTACATGGACAGGCGGGACTGGTAGGCGATGTGCATTGCAGGAGTGCTGAAGGTTTCAAACAGCATTTCAGCGTACTTCTCTCTGTTGGTGTGTGGACTCAGGGGTGGATCTGAAACCAAGACCGCATGTTCCTCTGGGGTGATCTGCATCTCTTGATGGAAGAGGTATTCCCAGATATCCTGCACTGTGTCCCAGTCCACGATGATGCCATGCCGCAGAGGATTAATTAGCTTGAGACGAACCCCTGGATTGATGAGCTCCCGCCCCACGAATGTCTCCTTGCGATTGTCCCCGGTTTTGGCGGTCTCCATGTAGGGCTTGCCCACTGTCGATGAGATGATATGGGTGGGCTTCGGCAGCCCGGCAAAGCCACATTTGCAGGAGCCAGTACCAAGGTCTACGACCACTGCTTTCGTCACCACTAGCTTGGATTTCTCCTTGCCTGTCGTTGATTTAGTAGGTTCTTCTGGCTCTGAATGGTTACAGCGGACCCACACTGCCCGTTTCGCTGGGCCATCTTTTAAGGAGGCAGTCTGGAGGACGTGTGATTGTAGGGGTGCCTGTTCACCCACTTTCTTGGCAGGTCCATCCCCGATGATTGATGCCTGGGGAGCCCATATGCTATCAAGAGCCATCTTGCTCTCAGAAGGTTCCTCGATCCCACCGGCCTCAAAGCCTGAAAGGCTTATATCAGAGGGCAACTTGAGAATTTTACCAACAATGACATCACTGATTGTGACATAATCTGGTGACCGGGGGCTTTCTAGATACTGGAAACCTGTGTCCCATGTTAGGGTGGATTTGGGGTGGTGTCTTAGAGGTCACTTAACCTTTTTCTAGGTTTGGTAATAAACCTGATTTTAGCCAATcagttatttattgagcacttgctacATGCAAGGACACTGGAAATAAAAGGCACCTGTGGAGGAAAAAAGACAACAATCTCTGCTCTTGCAGACTTTACACTCTAgtcagtgggggctgggggagaggcaatGGCCCAGACAAACAGCTGTTGGAAAATGGTTAAGGgcaaaagagaaaaggcagggaAGAGTGTTGGGGACTGTGGCCATGTTCTGGGGCTTGGGCAGGGATCCCTGAAAGGGTGACACTTGAGTGAGGACcggaaggaggggagggacagtGCCACGTGTGTCGGGTGTGTATTGGGAGCAGCAGGTGCAGATGTTGGAGGCGCACCTGCGACCGATGAGAGGCGGAGCCAGCAAACTAGTGCCGGCCCCCTGTGTTTGGTAAATCAGCCTTTATCCAAACACAGCCATGCTCACTTATGTGCAGATAGTACCTTGTGTTCGATCTGTGCCTGCTTCTATGCTGCAACCCCATTGCCACGAAGAGTGCACAGCCCGCCACCCTGACGATGTTGGTGATcaggccctttacagaaaagtttgCTGGCCCCTAAGTTAGAGGATCCCACTCCCCGTGTGGCTGAGTGGGGGCAGCAAGGAGAAGTACGTGAGgtgggagaagggggtggggagggggagcagccCACATCCATCCTCTTGGGCCACTGCTATGACTTTGGCTCTGACTCTGCATGAGGTCAGAAAGCACGAGAGACTTGCGCACAGTTGACACTACCTGATTGAGAGTTTGGCAGGACTGCTTGCGTGCTGTAGTGACCGTGCCAAGCACGTGTGTCTGTTGTCCCCTATGACAGCCTGCAGAAGAATTTTTAGTCACGTGTGTACACATACCCTTCACATGGGTCCTTGGGTCGGCGGTGAAATCAGACCATACAGAGTTGCACTGATAAGGACACTGAGGTTCTTAGGTGCATGGCTCGCCTGTGGGATCCAGCCAGTGAGGGTCAAGCTTTCCTGactgggacttcatcccaggggTGTGGTGTGGACACACCTCAGTGAGGCCCAAAATGTGTGTCTAAGCACACACGGCCATCGTCTCACATGCCATCTCTGAAGATAGGGACGGTGGTGCTGACACCTGTCACTGTCAGGGCCTCCAGAAACCAACTTTTTGTTATGCGGTCCCACGCTTTTCATGAAAGAGTCAGTTGCCCCAAAGGGGGGGCTTTCGCCTTTGAGGAGATTACTGGGGATGCTCTTGGCTCTTTGTGGGGGGTAAGAGAAGAAAAGCACCGAGTCCAGTCTTGTGACCGTCTAATGGGGGCAGTCATGCTGTCACCTCAGAGTGTCCGCTTCTTGGGTCGATGGGTAGAGGATGAGATAGCATCGAATtttgaaagaagaggaaagtatTTATGCCTGGCTGCCTAAAAAACTGTGTACTTGCCCGTTGTTCAGTGGGGGTTTGCATGGTCAACTTGGATTGTTTGACTTCAAAAGAATGTTTATGTGATAACCAAAGGCACATTTCATGTAGGGTGACTGATTTTTCCTTCTCAACCCTCGTCTTGAATTCGGACAGATGTGCATTTTCACTGCCCTGGATTCCTGTTAAGAGCCTATGCtcctttcctgtggctgctgtcaTAAATTACCACATACTTAGTGGCTTCAAACACAGATTTATTAACTacaattctggaggtcagaagtccgcATTCTCAGCTACAGTCAAGCTATTGGGGGGGCCACGTTCCTTCCCAAGGCTCTAGGTGATCATCTTTGGCCTTTCCCAGCTCCCTAGAGGCCACCTATATTCCTTGGTGTGGGGCCCCTTCATCTTCAAAGACCTGTCTGAGTTCTGCCTCTTTTGTCCTATCTCGGACCTCACTCTCCTGTCCGGCTCTTATGAAGACCTTGATGATTAGTTCAGGGCCACCCCGATAATGCAGGGTAACCTCCCTATCTCAAACTCTTTAACTCCTATCTGCGAAGTCCCTTTTGCTGTGAAAGATAACATTCACAGATTCCAGGGATTAAAGACGGGGATATCTTTTGGGGGCCTTTATTCACCCTGTCCCTTGACCTGTGCTTCCCACTTCACTGAGACACTAAAGCCTGCCAGGCTGTCTTGCACGTGTTCCCCCCGCCCAGTCTTACCCCTCTTTGGCTCTGTCAGTGTACGTGGGAGAGGTGCTGTGTGGGCTTAAAGACACCCGCTCCTTCCTGTCTGTAAGACCTAAGAGCGCAGGGACTCTTGCTCTACCCCAGATCCTTCAGGCTAATGTCACTGGATGCTTTTCACTCCTTTTAGTTCACCTCTTTGGATTTCACATGCTTGGACGCTCTCTCTTAAGTGAATCCCTTTGCCCTTAGCTTCTGTGTCCCcctttgtgttccttctctcctctcgGGGGTCAGGACACAGTTAATGGTATCAATGATGGGAGAATATGGAGACCCTTGGCACACTGCACTTCAAACCTTCAGTACCTGGCATGCAGAAGCCCTTGTACTTGTTACTCACCATCTGAGGTACTCATGGGCTCCCAGGGATCTCTGGTGAGGTCCCTCCTGGTTAGAGGCACCCTCGGTTGCCCAAAGTATCTCAGGTCATATTTTCTCTGGAATCCACCTACTTTTGCTCCTCTGGCCCAAGGCTAGAAAACCGTGAGGTGATCCTTCCTGAAAGCAACTTTGAGGCTCTCCTGTAGTGgaagaa
Above is a window of Meles meles chromosome 11, mMelMel3.1 paternal haplotype, whole genome shotgun sequence DNA encoding:
- the ACTL7A gene encoding actin-like protein 7A, whose protein sequence is MALDSIWAPQASIIGDGPAKKVGEQAPLQSHVLQTASLKDGPAKRAVWVRCNHSEPEEPTKSTTGKEKSKLVVTKAVVVDLGTGSCKCGFAGLPKPTHIISSTVGKPYMETAKTGDNRKETFVGRELINPGVRLKLINPLRHGIIVDWDTVQDIWEYLFHQEMQITPEEHAVLVSDPPLSPHTNREKYAEMLFETFSTPAMHIAYQSRLSMYSYGRTSGLVVEVGHGVSYVVPIYEGYPLPSITGRLDYAGSDLTAYLMGLMNNAGKHFTEDQTGIVEDIKKKCCFVALDPIEEKKIPATEHTIQYTLPDGQVINLGQERFLCSEMFFKPSLIKSMQLGLHTQTVSCLHKCDIALKRDLMGSILLCGGSTMLSGFPNRLQKELSSMCPNDNPQVNVLPERDTAVWTGGSILASLQGFQPLWVHRSEYEEHGPFFLYRRCF